Proteins from a genomic interval of Gammaproteobacteria bacterium:
- a CDS encoding outer membrane beta-barrel protein, whose protein sequence is MKQSIAWAVLLILVPCFVHAGGEGLYVGAHADFQRYEIDESEIDFDDDDAGLSFGVYAGFGKEVGNGFYAAFEVEGNTGGNKVGEDGFVCIATGANTTLQIRREGSLGAHVLLGKAIPAGRLYLKAGRVRTKFNAKDSGCPGLFRGDGYENGNSLGIGYDYDLNEQWSVRGEYSHIGYESDGGDDDILRLGVVFRL, encoded by the coding sequence TGGTTCCCTGCTTTGTGCACGCGGGCGGGGAAGGTTTGTATGTCGGCGCCCATGCCGACTTTCAGCGTTATGAAATCGACGAATCGGAGATAGACTTTGACGACGATGACGCCGGCCTTTCCTTCGGCGTTTATGCCGGTTTCGGCAAAGAGGTTGGGAACGGCTTTTATGCCGCGTTTGAGGTTGAAGGGAATACCGGCGGCAACAAGGTTGGCGAAGATGGTTTTGTTTGCATAGCCACCGGAGCGAATACCACGCTTCAGATACGCCGGGAAGGGTCTTTGGGCGCGCATGTATTGCTCGGAAAGGCGATACCGGCGGGCCGCCTCTACCTGAAGGCCGGGCGAGTCAGGACAAAGTTCAATGCAAAAGACAGCGGCTGCCCCGGTCTTTTCAGAGGCGACGGATATGAAAACGGCAACAGCCTCGGCATTGGCTACGACTACGACCTCAACGAACAGTGGTCGGTGCGCGGGGAATACTCGCACATCGGCTACGAGAGCGACGGCGGCGATGACGATATTTTGCGGCTGGGCGTTGTGTTTCGCCTTTAG